The following proteins are encoded in a genomic region of Odontesthes bonariensis isolate fOdoBon6 chromosome 19, fOdoBon6.hap1, whole genome shotgun sequence:
- the arhgef11 gene encoding rho guanine nucleotide exchange factor 11 isoform X2 has protein sequence MSLRQPTSTLDRLSSLTIGDSERKSSASQQREQTTDVIAESTSPGLVQRCVVVQKDQLGFGFTVCGERVKLVQNVRPGGAAVKAGVQEGDRIIKVNGSLVSSMSHQEVVKLIKSGTYVALTLQGPPPSSASLPLEPLPTDLTLNQRTSLGGEAPPPPPPPLPSGLSSTPSQRITGPKPLQDPEVQKHATQILRKMLEQEEAELQDLMEEQLKNPSPSLEERIESAKRRAHQVRVKIQNDLEGIRSESVTSFIIAGEGRLSMDSSEGDAEAFESPHSSPSFSFRTPHHQRQSSDVHPLSDTGGKAQIISPEEEDEEDDGYAFNEMDGPFQDIELLKSRPAHMTVFMRYVFTQLLDPNPLLFYLSVEAYLSSSPKDARALAHQICSHFLDPDATLKIKVREEYLTDIESRLHAQEDIRGPLSELQQQVLPDIQDQIQDYRNKQMMGLGSLFGEGDLQHLDGDPVKERQVVDRQVTALWEILSKHEEDRSSPLASAVLLYLRHSGIKLRDSKVFPGLSTEKEKWLAFLKTKKLSGTKKEKDGEEKKRNPILKIISKPRITSQSIRPGNVRNIIQQFENHTDTPGEEGGDAADPQHLSSSSLGEEGMDSPTASTRLARSESLKAHGEGRRRGAASGAESVPRSRSDVDMEDCGEEKEQSGLRLLQHSASSSASSSSARSLENPTPPYTPRSRRRSVDSPLALLPDAAALEEEVCDGQNWQDTVPPQLLATLSTREVDRQAVIYELFTTEVSHLRTLRVLDKVFFQKMRSVLNSEELACIFPNLPQVYQLHASLCEAMKKRRETHIVKDIGDVMVTRFEDAAGDEFQEQASQLCCQQSQALELIKNKKRKDPRFAHLIQECEASPQCRRLQLKDLLVSEMQRLTKYPLLLDNIIKHTEASSSDLPSLQRAQACCRGILQVVNEDVRETEHRQRLSQYQRRLDAAPQFKTLDLTTKRMIHEGPLVWKINKDKQIEIQALLLSDCLVLLQRGPDDRLQLRYPSRWLGGGSGDSKTSFSPLVKLDSLLVRPVATDNKALYIISTTERQIYELMAGSSSEKNTWKELLEKTITSAGGSSPLINHGSMPISSPSLRSASPVSTGSNVFGDRSMAEQSDSTETHSSNDDNISDNTPTDQSETFNCDDGQTLGVAESALRDVETLRQLILRDLEEDGWSHDSDDTPTNETADRRGSLAEKQRPESLETVLNFNTNEWDGEPDEVSAPGVQVVRKAVVAGPPSSSSVPDDITDDVGFPSNQSSKSRGVKGKMQGNTFYLIMPTEQGESITDDPNDPPTPTATHFPRPLEEMMSSQTQPEEEMPPCCPEVSQSETMQLEKEEETGPSQATQTSHVIKNVDEIFHTIEGLMSKLRKLKEIEKAHRDLLETLREPTVSQEAEDQACRPATVSRKPSMDRSSGDGTEGSSAEPKILSTGF, from the exons ATGAGTCTCCGCCAACCCACCTCCACACTGGACAG GCTCAGCAGTCTGACAATTGGAGACTCCGAGCGCAAATCCTCTGCCAGCCAGCAGAGAGAGCAGACGACGGACGTCATTGCAGAGAGCACAA GTCCCGGTCTTGTCCAGAGGTGTGTGGTCGTGCAAAAGGACCAGCTTGGTTTTGGCTTCACAGTGTGTGGAGAGAGAGTCAAGCTAGTGCAGAACGTCCGACCAG GTGGGGCAGCAGTCAAGGCTGGGGTTCAGGAGGGGGACCGGATCATAAAG GTGAACGGCTCGTTGGTGTCCTCCATGTCTCATCAGGAGGTGGTGAAACTCATAAAAT CTGGAACGTACGTCGCTTTGACGCTACAAGGACCACCCCCGTCATCTGCCTCCTTGCCCTTGGAGCCCCTCCCTACTGACCTCACGCTCAATCAGCGAACGTCTCTGGGTGGGGAAGCCCCACCGCCTCCACCTCCACCCTTACCATCCGGATTAAGCAGTACACCCTCCCAAAGAATCACAGGACCCAAACCACTACAG GATCCAGAAGTGCAAAAACATGCCACTCAGATACTCAGGAAAATGCTGGAGCAGGAAGAAGCTGAACTGCAG GACTTGATGGAAGAGCAACTGAAGAACCCGTCGCCATCACTGGAAGAGCGAATCGAAAGTGCCAAGAGGAGAGCGCATCAAGTCCGGGTGAAGATTCAGAATGACCTG GAGGGAATACGATCAGAATCGGTCACCAGCTTCATTATAGCAGGAGAag GCCGATTGTCAATGGACTCGAGCGAAGGAGACGCGGAG GCCTTTGAGAGTCCCCACTCCTCCCCCTCATTTTCCTTCAGGACCCCCCATCACCAACGCCAGAGCTCCGACGTGCACCCCCTGTCTGATACG GGTGGAAAGGCTCAGATCATAAGCCctgaggaggaagatgaagaagatGACGGCTATGCCTTTAATGAG ATGGACGGCCCTTTCCAGGACATTGAGTTGTTGAAGTCCCGCCCGGCACACATGACCGTGTTCATGAGATACGTCTTCACCCAGCTGCTGGACCCCAACCCTCTG CTGTTTTACCTGTCGGTAGAAGCTTACTTAAGCTCCAGTCCTAAAGATGCCCGCGCACTTGCCCATCAGATCTGCTCCCATTTTCTGGACCCAGATGCT ACCCTGAAAATCAAAGTGCGAGAGGAGTATCTCACAGATATTG AAAGTCGACTTCATGCCCAGGAGGACATCAGGGGACCTCTttctgagctgcagcagcaggtgctGCCGGACATCCAGGATCAGATACAGGACTACAG GAACAAGCAGATGATGGGTCTTGGCTCCCTGTTTGGAGAAGGGGACCTGCAGCACCTGGATGGAGACCCAGTGAAAGAGAGACAGGTGGTGGACAGACAGGTCACCGCCCTCTGGGAGATATT ATCAAAGCACGAAGAAGACAGAAG TTCTCCTCTGGCATCAGCCGTGCTCCTCTACCTGCGTCACTCTGGCATCAAGCTGAGAGACTCCAAGGTCTTCCCTGGTCTGAGCACAGAGAAGGAGAAGTGGCTTGCTTTCTTAAAGACAAAAAAG CTGAGTGGAACCaagaaagagaaagatggagaggagaaaaagagaaatcctATTCTGAAGATCATCAGCAAACCCAGAATCACATCTCAATCAA TTCGTCCTGGCAATGTGAGGAATATCATTCAGCAGTTTGAAAATCACACAGACACACCGGGAGAGGAGGGTGGTGACGCTGCAGACCCCCAGCATCTCTCCTCCAGCAGCCTGGGAGAGGAAGGCATGGACAG TCCTACCGCCTCCACACGTCTGGCTCGCAGCGAGTCGTTAAAGGCTCACGGAGAAGGCCGTCGGCGGGGCGCCGCCTCAGGAGCCGAGTCCGTCCCACGCTCTCGTAGCGATGTGGACATGGAGGACTGTGGGGAGGAGAAGGAGCAGTCAGGCCTCCGGCTGCTGCAGCACAGCGCCTCGTCATCTGCATCCAGCAGCTCTGCTCG GTCTCTAGAGAACCCTACACCCCCATACACTCCCCGGTCGAGACGCAG GAGCGTGGACTCACCGTTGGCGCTGCTGCCAGATGCTGCGGCGCTGGAGGAGGAAGTGTGCGACGGTCAGAACTGGCAGGACACGGTTCCTCCTCAGCTCCTCGCAACGCTCAGCACGAGGGAGGTGGACAGACAGGCCGTCATATACG AGCTGTTCACCACTGAGGTGTCCCACCTGAGAACCCTGCGGGTGCTGGACAAGGTTTTTTTCCAGAAGATGAGGTCTGTGCTGAACTCTGAAGAGCTGGCCTGCATCTTCCCGAATCTGCCCCAAGTCTACCAACTTCACG CAAGTCTATGCGAAGCGATGAAGAAGCGGCGAGAAACTCACATAGTGAAGGACATCGGCGATGTTATGGTGACCAGG TTTGAAGACGCTGCCGGAGACGAGTTTCAGGAGCAAGCGTCGCAGCTTTGCTGCCAGCAGTCTCAGGCTCTGGAGCTCATCAAgaacaaaaagaggaaagacCCTCGCTTCGCTCACCTCATCCAG GAGTGTGAGGCAAGTCCTCAGTGCCGGAGGCTGCAGCTCAAAGACCTGCTGGTGTCTGAGATGCAGAGACTCACCAAGTACCCACTGCTGCTGGACAACATCATCAAACACACAGAGG CCAGTTCCTCTGACCTTCCCTCACTTCAGCGGGCGCAGGCTTGTTGCCGAGGGATACTGCAGGTTGTCAATGAGGACGTCAGGGAAACGGAACACCGCCAGCGCCTCAGCCAGTACCAGCGCAGACTGGACGCTGCCCCTCaattcaag ACTCTGGACCTCACCACAAAGAGAATGATTCATGAAGGTCCTCTGGTCTGGAAGATCAACAAAGATAAACAGATAG AGATCCAAGCCCTGCTGCTGTCAGACTGCTTGGTCCTTCTTCAAAGAGGCCCTGACGATCGGCTGCAGCTGCGATATCCGTCCCGCTGGTTGGGAGGAGGCAGCGGGGACAGCAAGACCTCATTCAGCCCTCTGGTGAAACTGGACTCGCTGCTTGTCCGGCCTGTAGCTACAG ACAACAAAGCTCTGTACATCATCAGCACCACAGAGAGGCAGATCTACGAGCTGATGGCGGGGTCATCATCAGAGAAAAACAC CTGGAAAGAATTACTTGAAAAGACGATCACTTCAGCTGGAGGCTCATCGCCCCTGATCAATCACGGATCAATGCCCATATC CTCTCCCAGCCTCCGCAGTGCGTCCCCTGTGTCAACTGGTAGCAACGTCTTTGGAG ACCGCTCTATGGCGGAGCAGTCGGACTCCACGGAGACTCATTCCTCCAATGATGACAACATCTCTGACAACACACCCACGGACCAATCAGAAACTTTCAACTGCGATGACGGACAGACGCTTGGTGTTGCGGAGTCTGCCTTACGAGACG TCGAAACGCTACGGCAGCTCATATTACGAGATCTGGAAGAGGACGGTTGGAGCCACGATTCGGACGACACACCCACCAACGAGACGGCCGATCGAAGGGGCTCGCTCGCTGAGAAACAGCGGCCGGAGTCTCTGGAGACCGTCCTCAACTTCAACACCAACGAATGGGACGGCGAGCCGGATGAGGTCTCAGCCCCAGGCGTTCAGGTTGTTAGGAAAG CTGTGGTTGCGGGtcctccctcttcttcttctgtccctGATGACATCACTGATGATGTCGGCTTCCCCTCCAATCAATCATCCAAGTCGAGAGGCGTAAAGGGCAAAATGCAGG GGAACACGTTCTACTTGATAATGCCCACAGAGCAGGGAGAGAGCATCACAGACGATCCCAACGACCCTCCTACGCCCACCGCCACCCACTTCCCTCGGCCTCTGGAGGAAATGATGTCATCACAGACTCAACCAGAGGAGGAAATGCCACCCTGCTGTCCAGaggtcagccaatcagagactaTGCAActggaaaaagaagaagaaacgggTCCATCGCAGGCTACGCAAACCAGTCATGTGATCAAAAACGTGGATGAGATTTTTCACACAATTGAAGGGTTGATGAGCAAGCTGCGCAAGCTAAAG GAAATCGAGAAGGCCCACCGTGATCTTCTGGAAACTCTCAGAGAGCCCACTGTCAGTCAGGAGGCAGAGGACCAAGCGTGTCGCCCGGCAACCGTCTCCAGGAAGCCCTCCATGGATCGTAGTTCCGGAGATG GTACAGAGGGAAGTTCAGCAGAACCCAAAATTCTATCAACTGGATTCTGA
- the arhgef11 gene encoding rho guanine nucleotide exchange factor 11 isoform X4, with product MSLRQPTSTLDRLSSLTIGDSERKSSASQQREQTTDVIAESTSPGLVQRCVVVQKDQLGFGFTVCGERVKLVQNVRPGGAAVKAGVQEGDRIIKVNGSLVSSMSHQEVVKLIKSGTYVALTLQGPPPSSASLPLEPLPTDLTLNQRTSLGGEAPPPPPPPLPSGLSSTPSQRITGPKPLQDPEVQKHATQILRKMLEQEEAELQDLMEEQLKNPSPSLEERIESAKRRAHQVRVKIQNDLEGIRSESVTSFIIAGEGRLSMDSSEGDAEAFESPHSSPSFSFRTPHHQRQSSDVHPLSDTGGKAQIISPEEEDEEDDGYAFNEMDGPFQDIELLKSRPAHMTVFMRYVFTQLLDPNPLLFYLSVEAYLSSSPKDARALAHQICSHFLDPDATLKIKVREEYLTDIESRLHAQEDIRGPLSELQQQVLPDIQDQIQDYRNKQMMGLGSLFGEGDLQHLDGDPVKERQVVDRQVTALWEILSKHEEDRSSPLASAVLLYLRHSGIKLRDSKVFPGLSTEKEKWLAFLKTKKLSGTKKEKDGEEKKRNPILKIISKPRITSQSNTPGEEGGDAADPQHLSSSSLGEEGMDSPTASTRLARSESLKAHGEGRRRGAASGAESVPRSRSDVDMEDCGEEKEQSGLRLLQHSASSSASSSSARSLENPTPPYTPRSRRRSVDSPLALLPDAAALEEEVCDGQNWQDTVPPQLLATLSTREVDRQAVIYELFTTEVSHLRTLRVLDKVFFQKMRSVLNSEELACIFPNLPQVYQLHASLCEAMKKRRETHIVKDIGDVMVTRFEDAAGDEFQEQASQLCCQQSQALELIKNKKRKDPRFAHLIQECEASPQCRRLQLKDLLVSEMQRLTKYPLLLDNIIKHTEASSSDLPSLQRAQACCRGILQVVNEDVRETEHRQRLSQYQRRLDAAPQFKTLDLTTKRMIHEGPLVWKINKDKQIEIQALLLSDCLVLLQRGPDDRLQLRYPSRWLGGGSGDSKTSFSPLVKLDSLLVRPVATDNKALYIISTTERQIYELMAGSSSEKNTWKELLEKTITSAGGSSPLINHGSMPISSPSLRSASPVSTGSNVFGDRSMAEQSDSTETHSSNDDNISDNTPTDQSETFNCDDGQTLGVAESALRDVETLRQLILRDLEEDGWSHDSDDTPTNETADRRGSLAEKQRPESLETVLNFNTNEWDGEPDEVSAPGVQVVRKAVVAGPPSSSSVPDDITDDVGFPSNQSSKSRGVKGKMQGNTFYLIMPTEQGESITDDPNDPPTPTATHFPRPLEEMMSSQTQPEEEMPPCCPEVSQSETMQLEKEEETGPSQATQTSHVIKNVDEIFHTIEGLMSKLRKLKEIEKAHRDLLETLREPTVSQEAEDQACRPATVSRKPSMDRSSGDGTEGSSAEPKILSTGF from the exons ATGAGTCTCCGCCAACCCACCTCCACACTGGACAG GCTCAGCAGTCTGACAATTGGAGACTCCGAGCGCAAATCCTCTGCCAGCCAGCAGAGAGAGCAGACGACGGACGTCATTGCAGAGAGCACAA GTCCCGGTCTTGTCCAGAGGTGTGTGGTCGTGCAAAAGGACCAGCTTGGTTTTGGCTTCACAGTGTGTGGAGAGAGAGTCAAGCTAGTGCAGAACGTCCGACCAG GTGGGGCAGCAGTCAAGGCTGGGGTTCAGGAGGGGGACCGGATCATAAAG GTGAACGGCTCGTTGGTGTCCTCCATGTCTCATCAGGAGGTGGTGAAACTCATAAAAT CTGGAACGTACGTCGCTTTGACGCTACAAGGACCACCCCCGTCATCTGCCTCCTTGCCCTTGGAGCCCCTCCCTACTGACCTCACGCTCAATCAGCGAACGTCTCTGGGTGGGGAAGCCCCACCGCCTCCACCTCCACCCTTACCATCCGGATTAAGCAGTACACCCTCCCAAAGAATCACAGGACCCAAACCACTACAG GATCCAGAAGTGCAAAAACATGCCACTCAGATACTCAGGAAAATGCTGGAGCAGGAAGAAGCTGAACTGCAG GACTTGATGGAAGAGCAACTGAAGAACCCGTCGCCATCACTGGAAGAGCGAATCGAAAGTGCCAAGAGGAGAGCGCATCAAGTCCGGGTGAAGATTCAGAATGACCTG GAGGGAATACGATCAGAATCGGTCACCAGCTTCATTATAGCAGGAGAag GCCGATTGTCAATGGACTCGAGCGAAGGAGACGCGGAG GCCTTTGAGAGTCCCCACTCCTCCCCCTCATTTTCCTTCAGGACCCCCCATCACCAACGCCAGAGCTCCGACGTGCACCCCCTGTCTGATACG GGTGGAAAGGCTCAGATCATAAGCCctgaggaggaagatgaagaagatGACGGCTATGCCTTTAATGAG ATGGACGGCCCTTTCCAGGACATTGAGTTGTTGAAGTCCCGCCCGGCACACATGACCGTGTTCATGAGATACGTCTTCACCCAGCTGCTGGACCCCAACCCTCTG CTGTTTTACCTGTCGGTAGAAGCTTACTTAAGCTCCAGTCCTAAAGATGCCCGCGCACTTGCCCATCAGATCTGCTCCCATTTTCTGGACCCAGATGCT ACCCTGAAAATCAAAGTGCGAGAGGAGTATCTCACAGATATTG AAAGTCGACTTCATGCCCAGGAGGACATCAGGGGACCTCTttctgagctgcagcagcaggtgctGCCGGACATCCAGGATCAGATACAGGACTACAG GAACAAGCAGATGATGGGTCTTGGCTCCCTGTTTGGAGAAGGGGACCTGCAGCACCTGGATGGAGACCCAGTGAAAGAGAGACAGGTGGTGGACAGACAGGTCACCGCCCTCTGGGAGATATT ATCAAAGCACGAAGAAGACAGAAG TTCTCCTCTGGCATCAGCCGTGCTCCTCTACCTGCGTCACTCTGGCATCAAGCTGAGAGACTCCAAGGTCTTCCCTGGTCTGAGCACAGAGAAGGAGAAGTGGCTTGCTTTCTTAAAGACAAAAAAG CTGAGTGGAACCaagaaagagaaagatggagaggagaaaaagagaaatcctATTCTGAAGATCATCAGCAAACCCAGAATCACATCTCAATCAA ACACACCGGGAGAGGAGGGTGGTGACGCTGCAGACCCCCAGCATCTCTCCTCCAGCAGCCTGGGAGAGGAAGGCATGGACAG TCCTACCGCCTCCACACGTCTGGCTCGCAGCGAGTCGTTAAAGGCTCACGGAGAAGGCCGTCGGCGGGGCGCCGCCTCAGGAGCCGAGTCCGTCCCACGCTCTCGTAGCGATGTGGACATGGAGGACTGTGGGGAGGAGAAGGAGCAGTCAGGCCTCCGGCTGCTGCAGCACAGCGCCTCGTCATCTGCATCCAGCAGCTCTGCTCG GTCTCTAGAGAACCCTACACCCCCATACACTCCCCGGTCGAGACGCAG GAGCGTGGACTCACCGTTGGCGCTGCTGCCAGATGCTGCGGCGCTGGAGGAGGAAGTGTGCGACGGTCAGAACTGGCAGGACACGGTTCCTCCTCAGCTCCTCGCAACGCTCAGCACGAGGGAGGTGGACAGACAGGCCGTCATATACG AGCTGTTCACCACTGAGGTGTCCCACCTGAGAACCCTGCGGGTGCTGGACAAGGTTTTTTTCCAGAAGATGAGGTCTGTGCTGAACTCTGAAGAGCTGGCCTGCATCTTCCCGAATCTGCCCCAAGTCTACCAACTTCACG CAAGTCTATGCGAAGCGATGAAGAAGCGGCGAGAAACTCACATAGTGAAGGACATCGGCGATGTTATGGTGACCAGG TTTGAAGACGCTGCCGGAGACGAGTTTCAGGAGCAAGCGTCGCAGCTTTGCTGCCAGCAGTCTCAGGCTCTGGAGCTCATCAAgaacaaaaagaggaaagacCCTCGCTTCGCTCACCTCATCCAG GAGTGTGAGGCAAGTCCTCAGTGCCGGAGGCTGCAGCTCAAAGACCTGCTGGTGTCTGAGATGCAGAGACTCACCAAGTACCCACTGCTGCTGGACAACATCATCAAACACACAGAGG CCAGTTCCTCTGACCTTCCCTCACTTCAGCGGGCGCAGGCTTGTTGCCGAGGGATACTGCAGGTTGTCAATGAGGACGTCAGGGAAACGGAACACCGCCAGCGCCTCAGCCAGTACCAGCGCAGACTGGACGCTGCCCCTCaattcaag ACTCTGGACCTCACCACAAAGAGAATGATTCATGAAGGTCCTCTGGTCTGGAAGATCAACAAAGATAAACAGATAG AGATCCAAGCCCTGCTGCTGTCAGACTGCTTGGTCCTTCTTCAAAGAGGCCCTGACGATCGGCTGCAGCTGCGATATCCGTCCCGCTGGTTGGGAGGAGGCAGCGGGGACAGCAAGACCTCATTCAGCCCTCTGGTGAAACTGGACTCGCTGCTTGTCCGGCCTGTAGCTACAG ACAACAAAGCTCTGTACATCATCAGCACCACAGAGAGGCAGATCTACGAGCTGATGGCGGGGTCATCATCAGAGAAAAACAC CTGGAAAGAATTACTTGAAAAGACGATCACTTCAGCTGGAGGCTCATCGCCCCTGATCAATCACGGATCAATGCCCATATC CTCTCCCAGCCTCCGCAGTGCGTCCCCTGTGTCAACTGGTAGCAACGTCTTTGGAG ACCGCTCTATGGCGGAGCAGTCGGACTCCACGGAGACTCATTCCTCCAATGATGACAACATCTCTGACAACACACCCACGGACCAATCAGAAACTTTCAACTGCGATGACGGACAGACGCTTGGTGTTGCGGAGTCTGCCTTACGAGACG TCGAAACGCTACGGCAGCTCATATTACGAGATCTGGAAGAGGACGGTTGGAGCCACGATTCGGACGACACACCCACCAACGAGACGGCCGATCGAAGGGGCTCGCTCGCTGAGAAACAGCGGCCGGAGTCTCTGGAGACCGTCCTCAACTTCAACACCAACGAATGGGACGGCGAGCCGGATGAGGTCTCAGCCCCAGGCGTTCAGGTTGTTAGGAAAG CTGTGGTTGCGGGtcctccctcttcttcttctgtccctGATGACATCACTGATGATGTCGGCTTCCCCTCCAATCAATCATCCAAGTCGAGAGGCGTAAAGGGCAAAATGCAGG GGAACACGTTCTACTTGATAATGCCCACAGAGCAGGGAGAGAGCATCACAGACGATCCCAACGACCCTCCTACGCCCACCGCCACCCACTTCCCTCGGCCTCTGGAGGAAATGATGTCATCACAGACTCAACCAGAGGAGGAAATGCCACCCTGCTGTCCAGaggtcagccaatcagagactaTGCAActggaaaaagaagaagaaacgggTCCATCGCAGGCTACGCAAACCAGTCATGTGATCAAAAACGTGGATGAGATTTTTCACACAATTGAAGGGTTGATGAGCAAGCTGCGCAAGCTAAAG GAAATCGAGAAGGCCCACCGTGATCTTCTGGAAACTCTCAGAGAGCCCACTGTCAGTCAGGAGGCAGAGGACCAAGCGTGTCGCCCGGCAACCGTCTCCAGGAAGCCCTCCATGGATCGTAGTTCCGGAGATG GTACAGAGGGAAGTTCAGCAGAACCCAAAATTCTATCAACTGGATTCTGA